The Gallus gallus isolate bGalGal1 chromosome 3, bGalGal1.mat.broiler.GRCg7b, whole genome shotgun sequence genome window below encodes:
- the CD2AP gene encoding CD2-associated protein isoform X3 produces the protein MSLEAEVKKDVEPKDDALPLRREKSGNVASLVQRICTYGLPAGGIQPHPPSKSLKKKSKKRQCKVLFEYLPQNEDELELKVGDVIDISEEVEEGWWSGTLNGKSGLFPSNFVKELELADDGETQDALDDAEPVFSGPTSPVASPGNESEPGSGPAQPKKIRGVGFGDIFKEGSVKLKTRLSSNESEDKRQDKPSPNHPPGTKLAQLPRITKMENSSEVLKSEAEGKPKAKEYCRTIFPHEGVNDELSFKEGEIIQIISKDTGEPGWWRGELNGKEGVFPDNFAVQIQEFDKDFPKPKKPPPPVKNPAPKPELPTGEKKFPLRSEEKGESSFLDEKGALDQKPLKPHAPQVPPKKPIPPSKSNSLLRAGILQLKRPEKPVLPSSVSKSNGEVVHLRPKSEIEPVAKPKLDSEQLPARPKSVEVDSLVVKNSRESDLLSFDDVIATSDNLSHPTASRPKMPGRRLPTRFNCGSAASQNDSPEKNLKVQKEEEESAKPKPVEMRKPSVLSPPVPSSSQRPSSVIFLSGETQPKVETDNSQASVEELRAQIQDLMNLVDALRKEHGRELEKLRKDLEEEKLMRSNLEIEIEKLKKAVMST, from the exons GAAGTTAAGAAGGATGTAGAGCCCAAGGATGATGCCCTGCCACTCAGAAGGGAGAAATCTGGCAATGTAGCAAGCCTTGTGCAGCGTATTTGCACCTATGGGCTTCCAGCAGGAGGAATTCAGCCTCATCCACCGTCCAAAAGCCTCAAGAAGA AGTCCAAGAAGCGGCAGTGCAAAGTGCTCTTCGAGTACCTCCCGCAGAACGAAGATGAGCTGGAGCTCAAGGTGGGGGATGTGATTGACATCAGTGAGGAG GTAGAGGAAGGCTGGTGGAGTGGAACACTGAACGGCAAGTCGGGGTTGTTTCCTTCTAACTTTGTGAAAGAGTTGGAATTGGCGGACGATGGAGAAACACAGGATGCTCTGGATGATGCAG agccCGTTTTCAGTGGTCCTACCTCACCTGTGGCCTCTCCTGGGAATGAAAGTGAACCTGGATCTGGACCAGCACAGCCAAAGAAAATTCGAGGTGTTGGGTTTGGAGATATATTTAAAGAAGGCTCAGTTAAGCTTAAGACAAGATTATCCAGTAATGAATCAGAGGATAAAAGGCAAGATAAG CCATCACCAAACCATCCTCCTGGCACTAAGCTCGCTCAGCTTCCTCGCATTACAAAAATGGAAAACTCATCAGAAGTACTGAAGTCAGAAGCTGAAGGTAAACCAAAAG cCAAGGAGTATTGCAGGACAATATTTCCCCATGAAGGAGTAAATGATGAACTGAGTTTTAAAGAAGGAGAAATTATTCAAATTATCAGTAAG gaTACTGGAGAGCCAGGCTGGTGGAGAGGAGAACTCAATGGTAAAGAAGGAGTCTTCCCTGATAATTTTGCTGTTCAGATACAAGAATTTGATAAAGACTTCCCT aagCCAAAGAAACCTCCACCTCCAGTTAAAAATCCAG CTCCCAAGCCTGAATTGCCAACTGGAGAGAAGAAGTTCCCTTTGAGGTCTGAAGAGAAAGGTGAGAGCAGTTTTCTGG ATGAAAAAGGAGCTTTGGATCAGAAGCCTTTGAAGCCACATGCTCCTCAAGTACCACCCAAGAAACCCATTCCTCCAAGCAAGTCTAACAGCTTACTGAGAGCGGGGATTCTGCAACTAAAACGTCCAGAAAAACCTGTTCTGCCTTCATCCGTATCCAA GTCTAATGGAGAAGTTGTTCATCTTCGACCAAAATCTGAAATTGAGCCAGTAGCAAAACCGAAGTTAGACTCTGAACAGCTACCAGCGAGACCAAAATCAGTAGAGGTAGATTCACTTGTGGTAAAGAACTCTCGAGAATCAG ATCTGTTAAGCTTTGATGATGTAATAGCTACCTCAGATAACCTGTCGCACCCCACCGCCAGTCGGCCCAAGATGCCCGGCCGGAGGCTGCCCACGCGCTTCAACTGCGGGAGTGCT GCAAGTCAAAACGACAGTCCAGAAAAAAATTTGAAggtgcagaaggaagaagaagaaagtgcCAAACCAAAGCCAGTTGAAATGAGAAAG CCATCTGTGTTGAGTCCACCAGTTCCATCTTCATCTCAGAGACCAAGTTCTGTCATCTTTCTGTCTGGGGAGACCCAACCTAAAGTTGAAACAGATAATTCACAGGCTTCTGTGGAAGAGCTCAGGGCTCAGATTCAAGATTTGATGAATTTAGTAGATGCACTGAGAAAAGAACACGG gagagaactggaaaaactAAGGAAGGATTTGGAAGAGGAGAAGCTGATGCGAAGTAACCTGGAG ATTGAgatagaaaaactgaagaaagcagtGATGTCTACATGA
- the CD2AP gene encoding CD2-associated protein isoform X4, translating into MSLEAEVKKDVEPKDDALPLRREKSGNVASLVQRICTYGLPAGGIQPHPPSKSLKKKSKKRQCKVLFEYLPQNEDELELKVGDVIDISEEVEEGWWSGTLNGKSGLFPSNFVKELELADDGETQDALDDAEPVFSGPTSPVASPGNESEPGSGPAQPKKIRGVGFGDIFKEGSVKLKTRLSSNESEDKRQDKPSPNHPPGTKLAQLPRITKMENSSEVLKSEAEGKPKAKEYCRTIFPHEGVNDELSFKEGEIIQIISKDTGEPGWWRGELNGKEGVFPDNFAVQIQEFDKDFPKPKKPPPPVKNPAPKPELPTGEKKFPLRSEEKDEKGALDQKPLKPHAPQVPPKKPIPPSKSNSLLRAGILQLKRPEKPVLPSSVSKSNGEVVHLRPKSEIEPVAKPKLDSEQLPARPKSVEVDSLVVKNSRESDLLSFDDVIATSDNLSHPTASRPKMPGRRLPTRFNCGSAASQNDSPEKNLKVQKEEEESAKPKPVEMRKPSVLSPPVPSSSQRPSSVIFLSGETQPKVETDNSQASVEELRAQIQDLMNLVDALRKEHGRELEKLRKDLEEEKLMRSNLEIEIEKLKKAVMST; encoded by the exons GAAGTTAAGAAGGATGTAGAGCCCAAGGATGATGCCCTGCCACTCAGAAGGGAGAAATCTGGCAATGTAGCAAGCCTTGTGCAGCGTATTTGCACCTATGGGCTTCCAGCAGGAGGAATTCAGCCTCATCCACCGTCCAAAAGCCTCAAGAAGA AGTCCAAGAAGCGGCAGTGCAAAGTGCTCTTCGAGTACCTCCCGCAGAACGAAGATGAGCTGGAGCTCAAGGTGGGGGATGTGATTGACATCAGTGAGGAG GTAGAGGAAGGCTGGTGGAGTGGAACACTGAACGGCAAGTCGGGGTTGTTTCCTTCTAACTTTGTGAAAGAGTTGGAATTGGCGGACGATGGAGAAACACAGGATGCTCTGGATGATGCAG agccCGTTTTCAGTGGTCCTACCTCACCTGTGGCCTCTCCTGGGAATGAAAGTGAACCTGGATCTGGACCAGCACAGCCAAAGAAAATTCGAGGTGTTGGGTTTGGAGATATATTTAAAGAAGGCTCAGTTAAGCTTAAGACAAGATTATCCAGTAATGAATCAGAGGATAAAAGGCAAGATAAG CCATCACCAAACCATCCTCCTGGCACTAAGCTCGCTCAGCTTCCTCGCATTACAAAAATGGAAAACTCATCAGAAGTACTGAAGTCAGAAGCTGAAGGTAAACCAAAAG cCAAGGAGTATTGCAGGACAATATTTCCCCATGAAGGAGTAAATGATGAACTGAGTTTTAAAGAAGGAGAAATTATTCAAATTATCAGTAAG gaTACTGGAGAGCCAGGCTGGTGGAGAGGAGAACTCAATGGTAAAGAAGGAGTCTTCCCTGATAATTTTGCTGTTCAGATACAAGAATTTGATAAAGACTTCCCT aagCCAAAGAAACCTCCACCTCCAGTTAAAAATCCAG CTCCCAAGCCTGAATTGCCAACTGGAGAGAAGAAGTTCCCTTTGAGGTCTGAAGAGAAAG ATGAAAAAGGAGCTTTGGATCAGAAGCCTTTGAAGCCACATGCTCCTCAAGTACCACCCAAGAAACCCATTCCTCCAAGCAAGTCTAACAGCTTACTGAGAGCGGGGATTCTGCAACTAAAACGTCCAGAAAAACCTGTTCTGCCTTCATCCGTATCCAA GTCTAATGGAGAAGTTGTTCATCTTCGACCAAAATCTGAAATTGAGCCAGTAGCAAAACCGAAGTTAGACTCTGAACAGCTACCAGCGAGACCAAAATCAGTAGAGGTAGATTCACTTGTGGTAAAGAACTCTCGAGAATCAG ATCTGTTAAGCTTTGATGATGTAATAGCTACCTCAGATAACCTGTCGCACCCCACCGCCAGTCGGCCCAAGATGCCCGGCCGGAGGCTGCCCACGCGCTTCAACTGCGGGAGTGCT GCAAGTCAAAACGACAGTCCAGAAAAAAATTTGAAggtgcagaaggaagaagaagaaagtgcCAAACCAAAGCCAGTTGAAATGAGAAAG CCATCTGTGTTGAGTCCACCAGTTCCATCTTCATCTCAGAGACCAAGTTCTGTCATCTTTCTGTCTGGGGAGACCCAACCTAAAGTTGAAACAGATAATTCACAGGCTTCTGTGGAAGAGCTCAGGGCTCAGATTCAAGATTTGATGAATTTAGTAGATGCACTGAGAAAAGAACACGG gagagaactggaaaaactAAGGAAGGATTTGGAAGAGGAGAAGCTGATGCGAAGTAACCTGGAG ATTGAgatagaaaaactgaagaaagcagtGATGTCTACATGA
- the CD2AP gene encoding CD2-associated protein isoform X2 — MQNAMVFEYSPSLDTKCLLNLLFQEVKKDVEPKDDALPLRREKSGNVASLVQRICTYGLPAGGIQPHPPSKSLKKKSKKRQCKVLFEYLPQNEDELELKVGDVIDISEEVEEGWWSGTLNGKSGLFPSNFVKELELADDGETQDALDDAEPVFSGPTSPVASPGNESEPGSGPAQPKKIRGVGFGDIFKEGSVKLKTRLSSNESEDKRQDKPSPNHPPGTKLAQLPRITKMENSSEVLKSEAEGKPKAKEYCRTIFPHEGVNDELSFKEGEIIQIISKDTGEPGWWRGELNGKEGVFPDNFAVQIQEFDKDFPKPKKPPPPVKNPAPKPELPTGEKKFPLRSEEKGESSFLDEKGALDQKPLKPHAPQVPPKKPIPPSKSNSLLRAGILQLKRPEKPVLPSSVSKSNGEVVHLRPKSEIEPVAKPKLDSEQLPARPKSVEVDSLVVKNSRESDLLSFDDVIATSDNLSHPTASRPKMPGRRLPTRFNCGSAASQNDSPEKNLKVQKEEEESAKPKPVEMRKPSVLSPPVPSSSQRPSSVIFLSGETQPKVETDNSQASVEELRAQIQDLMNLVDALRKEHGRELEKLRKDLEEEKLMRSNLEIEIEKLKKAVMST, encoded by the exons ATGCAGAATGCCATGGTTTTTGAGTATAGTCCATCATTAGACACCAAATG TCTTTTAAATCTCTTGTTTCAGGAAGTTAAGAAGGATGTAGAGCCCAAGGATGATGCCCTGCCACTCAGAAGGGAGAAATCTGGCAATGTAGCAAGCCTTGTGCAGCGTATTTGCACCTATGGGCTTCCAGCAGGAGGAATTCAGCCTCATCCACCGTCCAAAAGCCTCAAGAAGA AGTCCAAGAAGCGGCAGTGCAAAGTGCTCTTCGAGTACCTCCCGCAGAACGAAGATGAGCTGGAGCTCAAGGTGGGGGATGTGATTGACATCAGTGAGGAG GTAGAGGAAGGCTGGTGGAGTGGAACACTGAACGGCAAGTCGGGGTTGTTTCCTTCTAACTTTGTGAAAGAGTTGGAATTGGCGGACGATGGAGAAACACAGGATGCTCTGGATGATGCAG agccCGTTTTCAGTGGTCCTACCTCACCTGTGGCCTCTCCTGGGAATGAAAGTGAACCTGGATCTGGACCAGCACAGCCAAAGAAAATTCGAGGTGTTGGGTTTGGAGATATATTTAAAGAAGGCTCAGTTAAGCTTAAGACAAGATTATCCAGTAATGAATCAGAGGATAAAAGGCAAGATAAG CCATCACCAAACCATCCTCCTGGCACTAAGCTCGCTCAGCTTCCTCGCATTACAAAAATGGAAAACTCATCAGAAGTACTGAAGTCAGAAGCTGAAGGTAAACCAAAAG cCAAGGAGTATTGCAGGACAATATTTCCCCATGAAGGAGTAAATGATGAACTGAGTTTTAAAGAAGGAGAAATTATTCAAATTATCAGTAAG gaTACTGGAGAGCCAGGCTGGTGGAGAGGAGAACTCAATGGTAAAGAAGGAGTCTTCCCTGATAATTTTGCTGTTCAGATACAAGAATTTGATAAAGACTTCCCT aagCCAAAGAAACCTCCACCTCCAGTTAAAAATCCAG CTCCCAAGCCTGAATTGCCAACTGGAGAGAAGAAGTTCCCTTTGAGGTCTGAAGAGAAAGGTGAGAGCAGTTTTCTGG ATGAAAAAGGAGCTTTGGATCAGAAGCCTTTGAAGCCACATGCTCCTCAAGTACCACCCAAGAAACCCATTCCTCCAAGCAAGTCTAACAGCTTACTGAGAGCGGGGATTCTGCAACTAAAACGTCCAGAAAAACCTGTTCTGCCTTCATCCGTATCCAA GTCTAATGGAGAAGTTGTTCATCTTCGACCAAAATCTGAAATTGAGCCAGTAGCAAAACCGAAGTTAGACTCTGAACAGCTACCAGCGAGACCAAAATCAGTAGAGGTAGATTCACTTGTGGTAAAGAACTCTCGAGAATCAG ATCTGTTAAGCTTTGATGATGTAATAGCTACCTCAGATAACCTGTCGCACCCCACCGCCAGTCGGCCCAAGATGCCCGGCCGGAGGCTGCCCACGCGCTTCAACTGCGGGAGTGCT GCAAGTCAAAACGACAGTCCAGAAAAAAATTTGAAggtgcagaaggaagaagaagaaagtgcCAAACCAAAGCCAGTTGAAATGAGAAAG CCATCTGTGTTGAGTCCACCAGTTCCATCTTCATCTCAGAGACCAAGTTCTGTCATCTTTCTGTCTGGGGAGACCCAACCTAAAGTTGAAACAGATAATTCACAGGCTTCTGTGGAAGAGCTCAGGGCTCAGATTCAAGATTTGATGAATTTAGTAGATGCACTGAGAAAAGAACACGG gagagaactggaaaaactAAGGAAGGATTTGGAAGAGGAGAAGCTGATGCGAAGTAACCTGGAG ATTGAgatagaaaaactgaagaaagcagtGATGTCTACATGA
- the CD2AP gene encoding CD2-associated protein — MVEYIVEYDYDAVHEDELTIRVGEIIRNVKKLEEEGWLEGELNGRRGMFPDNFVKEVKKDVEPKDDALPLRREKSGNVASLVQRICTYGLPAGGIQPHPPSKSLKKKSKKRQCKVLFEYLPQNEDELELKVGDVIDISEEVEEGWWSGTLNGKSGLFPSNFVKELELADDGETQDALDDAEPVFSGPTSPVASPGNESEPGSGPAQPKKIRGVGFGDIFKEGSVKLKTRLSSNESEDKRQDKPSPNHPPGTKLAQLPRITKMENSSEVLKSEAEGKPKAKEYCRTIFPHEGVNDELSFKEGEIIQIISKDTGEPGWWRGELNGKEGVFPDNFAVQIQEFDKDFPKPKKPPPPVKNPAPKPELPTGEKKFPLRSEEKDEKGALDQKPLKPHAPQVPPKKPIPPSKSNSLLRAGILQLKRPEKPVLPSSVSKSNGEVVHLRPKSEIEPVAKPKLDSEQLPARPKSVEVDSLVVKNSRESDLLSFDDVIATSDNLSHPTASRPKMPGRRLPTRFNCGSAASQNDSPEKNLKVQKEEEESAKPKPVEMRKPSVLSPPVPSSSQRPSSVIFLSGETQPKVETDNSQASVEELRAQIQDLMNLVDALRKEHGRELEKLRKDLEEEKLMRSNLEIEIEKLKKAVMST; from the exons GAAGTTAAGAAGGATGTAGAGCCCAAGGATGATGCCCTGCCACTCAGAAGGGAGAAATCTGGCAATGTAGCAAGCCTTGTGCAGCGTATTTGCACCTATGGGCTTCCAGCAGGAGGAATTCAGCCTCATCCACCGTCCAAAAGCCTCAAGAAGA AGTCCAAGAAGCGGCAGTGCAAAGTGCTCTTCGAGTACCTCCCGCAGAACGAAGATGAGCTGGAGCTCAAGGTGGGGGATGTGATTGACATCAGTGAGGAG GTAGAGGAAGGCTGGTGGAGTGGAACACTGAACGGCAAGTCGGGGTTGTTTCCTTCTAACTTTGTGAAAGAGTTGGAATTGGCGGACGATGGAGAAACACAGGATGCTCTGGATGATGCAG agccCGTTTTCAGTGGTCCTACCTCACCTGTGGCCTCTCCTGGGAATGAAAGTGAACCTGGATCTGGACCAGCACAGCCAAAGAAAATTCGAGGTGTTGGGTTTGGAGATATATTTAAAGAAGGCTCAGTTAAGCTTAAGACAAGATTATCCAGTAATGAATCAGAGGATAAAAGGCAAGATAAG CCATCACCAAACCATCCTCCTGGCACTAAGCTCGCTCAGCTTCCTCGCATTACAAAAATGGAAAACTCATCAGAAGTACTGAAGTCAGAAGCTGAAGGTAAACCAAAAG cCAAGGAGTATTGCAGGACAATATTTCCCCATGAAGGAGTAAATGATGAACTGAGTTTTAAAGAAGGAGAAATTATTCAAATTATCAGTAAG gaTACTGGAGAGCCAGGCTGGTGGAGAGGAGAACTCAATGGTAAAGAAGGAGTCTTCCCTGATAATTTTGCTGTTCAGATACAAGAATTTGATAAAGACTTCCCT aagCCAAAGAAACCTCCACCTCCAGTTAAAAATCCAG CTCCCAAGCCTGAATTGCCAACTGGAGAGAAGAAGTTCCCTTTGAGGTCTGAAGAGAAAG ATGAAAAAGGAGCTTTGGATCAGAAGCCTTTGAAGCCACATGCTCCTCAAGTACCACCCAAGAAACCCATTCCTCCAAGCAAGTCTAACAGCTTACTGAGAGCGGGGATTCTGCAACTAAAACGTCCAGAAAAACCTGTTCTGCCTTCATCCGTATCCAA GTCTAATGGAGAAGTTGTTCATCTTCGACCAAAATCTGAAATTGAGCCAGTAGCAAAACCGAAGTTAGACTCTGAACAGCTACCAGCGAGACCAAAATCAGTAGAGGTAGATTCACTTGTGGTAAAGAACTCTCGAGAATCAG ATCTGTTAAGCTTTGATGATGTAATAGCTACCTCAGATAACCTGTCGCACCCCACCGCCAGTCGGCCCAAGATGCCCGGCCGGAGGCTGCCCACGCGCTTCAACTGCGGGAGTGCT GCAAGTCAAAACGACAGTCCAGAAAAAAATTTGAAggtgcagaaggaagaagaagaaagtgcCAAACCAAAGCCAGTTGAAATGAGAAAG CCATCTGTGTTGAGTCCACCAGTTCCATCTTCATCTCAGAGACCAAGTTCTGTCATCTTTCTGTCTGGGGAGACCCAACCTAAAGTTGAAACAGATAATTCACAGGCTTCTGTGGAAGAGCTCAGGGCTCAGATTCAAGATTTGATGAATTTAGTAGATGCACTGAGAAAAGAACACGG gagagaactggaaaaactAAGGAAGGATTTGGAAGAGGAGAAGCTGATGCGAAGTAACCTGGAG ATTGAgatagaaaaactgaagaaagcagtGATGTCTACATGA
- the CD2AP gene encoding CD2-associated protein isoform X1 yields the protein MVEYIVEYDYDAVHEDELTIRVGEIIRNVKKLEEEGWLEGELNGRRGMFPDNFVKEVKKDVEPKDDALPLRREKSGNVASLVQRICTYGLPAGGIQPHPPSKSLKKKSKKRQCKVLFEYLPQNEDELELKVGDVIDISEEVEEGWWSGTLNGKSGLFPSNFVKELELADDGETQDALDDAEPVFSGPTSPVASPGNESEPGSGPAQPKKIRGVGFGDIFKEGSVKLKTRLSSNESEDKRQDKPSPNHPPGTKLAQLPRITKMENSSEVLKSEAEGKPKAKEYCRTIFPHEGVNDELSFKEGEIIQIISKDTGEPGWWRGELNGKEGVFPDNFAVQIQEFDKDFPKPKKPPPPVKNPAPKPELPTGEKKFPLRSEEKGESSFLDEKGALDQKPLKPHAPQVPPKKPIPPSKSNSLLRAGILQLKRPEKPVLPSSVSKSNGEVVHLRPKSEIEPVAKPKLDSEQLPARPKSVEVDSLVVKNSRESDLLSFDDVIATSDNLSHPTASRPKMPGRRLPTRFNCGSAASQNDSPEKNLKVQKEEEESAKPKPVEMRKPSVLSPPVPSSSQRPSSVIFLSGETQPKVETDNSQASVEELRAQIQDLMNLVDALRKEHGRELEKLRKDLEEEKLMRSNLEIEIEKLKKAVMST from the exons GAAGTTAAGAAGGATGTAGAGCCCAAGGATGATGCCCTGCCACTCAGAAGGGAGAAATCTGGCAATGTAGCAAGCCTTGTGCAGCGTATTTGCACCTATGGGCTTCCAGCAGGAGGAATTCAGCCTCATCCACCGTCCAAAAGCCTCAAGAAGA AGTCCAAGAAGCGGCAGTGCAAAGTGCTCTTCGAGTACCTCCCGCAGAACGAAGATGAGCTGGAGCTCAAGGTGGGGGATGTGATTGACATCAGTGAGGAG GTAGAGGAAGGCTGGTGGAGTGGAACACTGAACGGCAAGTCGGGGTTGTTTCCTTCTAACTTTGTGAAAGAGTTGGAATTGGCGGACGATGGAGAAACACAGGATGCTCTGGATGATGCAG agccCGTTTTCAGTGGTCCTACCTCACCTGTGGCCTCTCCTGGGAATGAAAGTGAACCTGGATCTGGACCAGCACAGCCAAAGAAAATTCGAGGTGTTGGGTTTGGAGATATATTTAAAGAAGGCTCAGTTAAGCTTAAGACAAGATTATCCAGTAATGAATCAGAGGATAAAAGGCAAGATAAG CCATCACCAAACCATCCTCCTGGCACTAAGCTCGCTCAGCTTCCTCGCATTACAAAAATGGAAAACTCATCAGAAGTACTGAAGTCAGAAGCTGAAGGTAAACCAAAAG cCAAGGAGTATTGCAGGACAATATTTCCCCATGAAGGAGTAAATGATGAACTGAGTTTTAAAGAAGGAGAAATTATTCAAATTATCAGTAAG gaTACTGGAGAGCCAGGCTGGTGGAGAGGAGAACTCAATGGTAAAGAAGGAGTCTTCCCTGATAATTTTGCTGTTCAGATACAAGAATTTGATAAAGACTTCCCT aagCCAAAGAAACCTCCACCTCCAGTTAAAAATCCAG CTCCCAAGCCTGAATTGCCAACTGGAGAGAAGAAGTTCCCTTTGAGGTCTGAAGAGAAAGGTGAGAGCAGTTTTCTGG ATGAAAAAGGAGCTTTGGATCAGAAGCCTTTGAAGCCACATGCTCCTCAAGTACCACCCAAGAAACCCATTCCTCCAAGCAAGTCTAACAGCTTACTGAGAGCGGGGATTCTGCAACTAAAACGTCCAGAAAAACCTGTTCTGCCTTCATCCGTATCCAA GTCTAATGGAGAAGTTGTTCATCTTCGACCAAAATCTGAAATTGAGCCAGTAGCAAAACCGAAGTTAGACTCTGAACAGCTACCAGCGAGACCAAAATCAGTAGAGGTAGATTCACTTGTGGTAAAGAACTCTCGAGAATCAG ATCTGTTAAGCTTTGATGATGTAATAGCTACCTCAGATAACCTGTCGCACCCCACCGCCAGTCGGCCCAAGATGCCCGGCCGGAGGCTGCCCACGCGCTTCAACTGCGGGAGTGCT GCAAGTCAAAACGACAGTCCAGAAAAAAATTTGAAggtgcagaaggaagaagaagaaagtgcCAAACCAAAGCCAGTTGAAATGAGAAAG CCATCTGTGTTGAGTCCACCAGTTCCATCTTCATCTCAGAGACCAAGTTCTGTCATCTTTCTGTCTGGGGAGACCCAACCTAAAGTTGAAACAGATAATTCACAGGCTTCTGTGGAAGAGCTCAGGGCTCAGATTCAAGATTTGATGAATTTAGTAGATGCACTGAGAAAAGAACACGG gagagaactggaaaaactAAGGAAGGATTTGGAAGAGGAGAAGCTGATGCGAAGTAACCTGGAG ATTGAgatagaaaaactgaagaaagcagtGATGTCTACATGA